One segment of Paenibacillus rhizovicinus DNA contains the following:
- a CDS encoding galactokinase, with protein sequence MANLQELTQRFLNVYGESSERLSIFHAPGRVNLIGEHTDYNGGYVFPAALTFGTTLLIRKRGDNQLGLASTNFAEHKHLPIAPIVYDEADDWMNYPKGIVRELQNKGVTFGSGYDLLFHGEIPNGAGLSSSASIEVVTAYGLLTMEGRETDTVQIALLSQKSENEFNGVQCGIMDQFAVANGKKDHAILLMCDTLEYDLVPFNSGDYQLVIGNTNKRRGLVDSKYNERRSQCEQAVADLKTAFPSLTLLGQLSLADFNANKHLIQDGVVRDRAQHVVEEIDRVLQSMNVLKTNDLAAFGQLMNASHDSLRDLYEVTGAELDAMVAAARTVDGVLGSRMTGAGFGGCTVSLVHKDSIETFKAEVGRQYTEATGLVADFYVCTIGNGVERLV encoded by the coding sequence ATGGCAAACTTGCAAGAACTGACACAACGATTTCTGAACGTATACGGCGAATCTTCCGAACGACTTTCGATCTTCCATGCCCCTGGCCGCGTCAACCTGATCGGCGAGCATACGGACTATAACGGCGGTTATGTTTTTCCGGCGGCGCTGACCTTCGGCACGACGCTGCTCATCCGCAAACGCGGCGACAACCAGCTCGGCCTCGCGTCGACGAACTTCGCGGAACACAAGCATTTGCCGATTGCCCCGATCGTCTACGATGAAGCGGACGACTGGATGAACTATCCGAAAGGCATCGTGCGCGAGCTTCAGAACAAAGGCGTGACCTTCGGCAGCGGCTACGACCTGCTGTTCCACGGCGAAATTCCGAACGGCGCGGGCCTCTCGTCGTCCGCATCCATTGAAGTCGTGACGGCATACGGCCTGCTGACGATGGAGGGACGCGAAACCGATACGGTCCAGATCGCACTGCTGTCGCAGAAATCCGAAAATGAATTCAACGGCGTCCAATGCGGCATCATGGACCAGTTCGCCGTCGCGAACGGCAAGAAGGACCATGCCATTCTCCTGATGTGCGACACGCTGGAATACGATCTGGTGCCGTTCAACTCCGGCGACTACCAGCTCGTCATCGGCAACACGAACAAACGCCGCGGCTTGGTGGATTCCAAGTACAACGAGCGCCGCAGCCAATGCGAGCAAGCGGTAGCGGATTTGAAAACGGCTTTCCCAAGCCTGACGCTGCTCGGCCAGCTGTCCCTGGCAGACTTCAATGCCAACAAGCATCTGATCCAGGATGGCGTCGTCCGCGATCGCGCCCAGCATGTCGTGGAAGAAATCGACCGCGTGCTTCAATCCATGAACGTGCTGAAAACGAACGACCTCGCCGCTTTCGGCCAGCTGATGAACGCATCGCACGATTCGCTCCGCGATTTGTACGAAGTGACGGGCGCCGAGCTTGATGCGATGGTGGCGGCAGCGCGCACGGTTGACGGCGTACTCGGCTCGCGCATGACGGGCGCAGGCTTCGGGGGCTGCACGGTATCGCTGGTGCACAAGGACAGCATCGAGACGTTCAAGGCGGAAGTCGGCCGTCAATACACGGAAGCGACAGGCTTGGTCGCGGACTTCTACGTCTGCACGATCGGCAACGGCGTGGAACGCCTGGTCTAG
- the galE gene encoding UDP-glucose 4-epimerase GalE: protein MAVLVTGGAGYIGSHAVAALIERGEEIVVVDNLQQGHRDAVLGGKLYVGDLRDGDFLDTVFSENSIDAVIHFAANSLVGESMKDPGKYYHNNVYGTLCLLEKMNAHGVKRIVFSSTAATYGEPENIPIHEEDRTLPTNTYGETKLAMEKMMKWYDVAYGVKYIALRYFNAAGAHASGRIGEDHNPETHLVPLVLQTALGQRQHISVFGEDYPTEDGTCIRDYIHVSDLADAHVLAVDRLRRGGDSAVYNLGNGTGFSVKQVIDIARQVTGRDIPAVMEARRAGDPAVLVASSDRARTELGWNPTRDKLEDIIGSAWAWHQSNPQGYNKQ from the coding sequence ATGGCAGTATTAGTAACGGGAGGCGCGGGCTACATCGGCTCGCATGCGGTTGCGGCGCTTATCGAGCGCGGGGAAGAAATCGTCGTCGTCGATAACCTGCAGCAAGGCCATCGGGATGCGGTGCTCGGCGGCAAATTGTATGTCGGTGACCTGCGCGACGGCGATTTTCTGGATACGGTTTTCTCGGAGAACAGCATTGACGCGGTCATTCATTTTGCCGCGAATTCGCTGGTCGGCGAGAGCATGAAGGATCCTGGCAAGTATTATCACAACAACGTTTACGGCACGCTTTGCCTGCTGGAGAAGATGAACGCCCACGGCGTGAAACGCATCGTCTTCTCGTCGACGGCGGCAACGTACGGCGAGCCCGAAAATATCCCGATTCACGAGGAAGACCGCACGCTTCCGACGAACACGTACGGCGAAACGAAGCTTGCGATGGAGAAGATGATGAAGTGGTACGATGTCGCGTACGGCGTCAAATATATCGCGCTCCGTTATTTCAACGCAGCCGGCGCGCATGCCAGCGGCCGGATCGGCGAGGACCACAATCCGGAAACGCATCTGGTGCCGCTCGTCCTGCAAACCGCGCTCGGCCAGCGCCAGCATATTTCCGTCTTCGGCGAAGATTACCCGACGGAAGACGGTACTTGCATCCGCGATTACATTCACGTCAGCGACTTGGCGGACGCGCATGTCCTGGCGGTTGACCGGCTGCGCAGAGGCGGAGACAGCGCCGTCTACAACCTTGGCAACGGAACCGGCTTCTCGGTGAAGCAGGTCATCGACATCGCCCGCCAAGTGACGGGCCGCGACATTCCGGCCGTCATGGAAGCGCGCCGCGCCGGCGACCCGGCGGTGCTGGTCGCATCGTCGGACCGCGCGCGCACGGAGCTTGGCTGGAACCCGACGCGCGACAAGCTGGAAGACATTATCGGAAGCGCATGGGCATGGCATCAAAGCAACCCGCAAGGATACAACAAGCAATAA